In Persephonella hydrogeniphila, the DNA window TTTAACTTTTCTACTGGAGCGTATGTATTGGAAAAAGCCTGAAAGTAAGCTATATACCCTTTTATCTTTTTGAATCTTTTTGAGTAAAAATCTATAGACTTTTCTATCTGTTCTTCTACTGTCTGTCTGGTCATAGCATAGGGACTAAAGGAGGTGTTGTTGCAGAATGTACATCCACCAAATGCAACATTTCCATCTCTGTTTGGACATGTAAATCCGGCATCTATCGATATCTTCTGAATTCTTCCACCGTATTTATCTTTCAGATACTGGTTGAATTTAATCATCTCTTCCTCTTTTTTCGGAATATTCTACAATAATTTGTATAAATTTAACCACTATTTTTTCCGATGCAACATTTTTCAGAAGGTTTTCCCAGATAGTACCCCTGAGAGTAATCTATACCCATACTTTTTACCATCTGGTACACATCTTCGTTGTACACATACTCAGCTATTGTTCTGATCCCTAATTTTTTTGAGAAGTCTACAATTGTAGAGACGATAATCTGTACGTAAAGATCATGGGGAAGCTGTTTTATTAGAGAGCCGTCTATTTTTATATAGTCAGGCTCGAGATTGACTATGTGGGAGTAGTTAGAGTAACCGCTTCCAAAATCGTCTATGGCTATTTTTGCATTAAGATTTTTTATATTTTTTACAAATGTGTATATCGTTTCGTAATTTTTTATACTTTCACTTTCTAAAATCTCGAATGTCAGTCTTTTTGCAACATCAGGCTCTTTTTCAAGTAAATGGTATATGTAGTTTACTATCTCTTCATCTGTCATATCTTCGCTGGACAGATTTATAGAAAACTCAACATCAGCATCCCTGAATCTCTCAAATGCTTTTTCTATAACAGTTTTTGTTATTATGTTGTAGTATTTTGATTCTTTTGCTATAGGGAGAAAAAACATAGGGGATATTATGTTGCCGTTTGGGTCTATTATCCTTACAAGACATTCGTACTTTGCTACTTTTCCTGTTTTGTTATCAAATATAGGCTGGTAAAACAGCTTTATCTGATTGTTATTTATTGCGTATTTGATGATACTCAGTATTTTCAGGTTATCTTCTATTATCTTTGTTAGATTTAGCTCTTCTGAATATATCATGTATTTTTCTCTTCTTTTTTTCACATACTTCAAAACCATATCTGCTTTTTCTAAAAGAGGTTTTTCATAAGATACCCCTACAGACACATTTATACTGATTTCTATATCTATCTCTTTCCCTTTATCTGATGTTTTTATTACAAAAAGATGGTTTTCTATCTCTTTTATAAGCTTTTCAACTATCTGTATTGTTTTCTCTCTGAGGTCTTCATACAGAATCCCAAAATCATCTGCTCCCAGTCTAAATATTTCTGCTTTTATATTCTCTCTTTCAATAAAACTTTTAATAAAGCTCCCAAGCTGAACAAGTAATCTGTCTCCAGATTCTGAACCATATAGATCATTTATATGCTTAAAATTATCTACATTTACAAGTATAAAAGTAGGCTCTTTGTACTCCCTTTCTTTGAGGAAAAATGCCCTTCTGTTCGGAAGACCTGTTAGCTCGTCTGTAACCATCTTTTGCTCTAAGTTTCTCTGGAGAGCTTTAAGAAGCCTGTTGTTCATCTCTAATTTTATCAACAGATACGCAAGATAACCTAAGACTCCCAAGAACATACCTGTAGATACTACACTGAAAGCTGTTATAACTTTAGACTCTTCATTTGTTTCCTGTATAAATCTGTTTTTCAAGTTGTTCAGTATCTCTTTGTCTTTATTTTTTTCTAAGATAAAGGTGAGAGTATCGTAATAGACAGGAAAGTTGTTTATAAAAACATTAAGATGAGATATAAAAACATTGTGGAAGTTCTGGATTTCTGGATTTTTGAATCTATAAGTTTTTAGTACTTTTAAATCTTTGCGTAATTCATCTAAAAAAGATCGATCTAAACTGTTTTTTAGTATAAAAACTGTTGATATAACCCTGTTAATGATAAGAAAGTATCTTATGTCCGGTTTGTCTGTCAGTTTGATGTATCTGAGAGCGAGGGAAGGGATGTAGGTCTGGGAATTTTTTATCAGGGAGTTTAGAGTTTCAAATCTATGTATGGCATCTACCTTTTTCTTAAACTCTTTTTCATACTCTTTCAGGAGCATAAGGGAGCCTGTATGAAAACTGTTATTGAGATGGCTGTTTTTCAGCTTTTTGATATCATCTTCTATCTCTTTTATAGACTGGTAAATTCTGTCGTAGTTGTAGTAAAGATAAAAACTGCTTTTTAAAATGTTACTATCTATCTTGTACTCGCCTTTTTCCATATCTTTTATTTTGTCTAATGTGTAGGAAGATACCTCTACAAACTGCTTTGTAAACTGGTTGAATATAATCAGCCCTATAGTAGCTCCTATTGCCAGAAATATAACAAGATAAAGTTTTTTCACTGTGTGGTATCACCCCTGAGTATTTCTGGGAGCTCTCCCCTTAATGTTTTTAAGAAGGCTATTATCTTTTCTAATTCTTCTTCTGTTAGTCTAAAACCAAGATTATAATAAGCCATATCCTGCACTGCCTCTTCAAGTGTTTTTATGCTTCCATCATGATAATAAGGGTAAGTACAGTCAATATTCCTCAGTGTAGGTACCCTGTAAACATTTTTGTCAAACTCATTTTTTGTTATTCTGTATCTGTCTGGGTTATCAGGTTTCCAAGGATACTCCTTTACTACTCCCACCTTCTGAAAGGAATTTCCTCCTAAGTTTATGCCGTTGTGACATGTTATACATCCTAATTTTTTAAAAAGTTTGTAGCCTTCCATCTCCTTTTCGGACAGTTTTACCTCTCCCCTTAAGAATCTATCAAATTTGCTGTTAGGGGTGATAAGGGCTTTTTCAAACTCTGCTATTGCATCTGCAACCATATCAAATCTGATTTTGTCTGTTTTGTATATCTTTTTGAACTTTTTTCTGTAAATAGGGTGTTTTTCCAGTCTCTGAACAACCTCTTCAAGTTTCATATTCATCTCTATCGGGTTTTGTATAGGTCCGTATATCTGCTCTTTGAGGCTTTTTGCCCTTCCATCCCAGAAAAAGCGGAAGTTAAACACAACATTAAATACTGT includes these proteins:
- a CDS encoding EAL domain-containing protein; translation: MKKLYLVIFLAIGATIGLIIFNQFTKQFVEVSSYTLDKIKDMEKGEYKIDSNILKSSFYLYYNYDRIYQSIKEIEDDIKKLKNSHLNNSFHTGSLMLLKEYEKEFKKKVDAIHRFETLNSLIKNSQTYIPSLALRYIKLTDKPDIRYFLIINRVISTVFILKNSLDRSFLDELRKDLKVLKTYRFKNPEIQNFHNVFISHLNVFINNFPVYYDTLTFILEKNKDKEILNNLKNRFIQETNEESKVITAFSVVSTGMFLGVLGYLAYLLIKLEMNNRLLKALQRNLEQKMVTDELTGLPNRRAFFLKEREYKEPTFILVNVDNFKHINDLYGSESGDRLLVQLGSFIKSFIERENIKAEIFRLGADDFGILYEDLREKTIQIVEKLIKEIENHLFVIKTSDKGKEIDIEISINVSVGVSYEKPLLEKADMVLKYVKKRREKYMIYSEELNLTKIIEDNLKILSIIKYAINNNQIKLFYQPIFDNKTGKVAKYECLVRIIDPNGNIISPMFFLPIAKESKYYNIITKTVIEKAFERFRDADVEFSINLSSEDMTDEEIVNYIYHLLEKEPDVAKRLTFEILESESIKNYETIYTFVKNIKNLNAKIAIDDFGSGYSNYSHIVNLEPDYIKIDGSLIKQLPHDLYVQIIVSTIVDFSKKLGIRTIAEYVYNEDVYQMVKSMGIDYSQGYYLGKPSEKCCIGKNSG
- a CDS encoding cytochrome-c peroxidase; the protein is MRIVIVLLFLLNTVYGYEPVQPIPKKIKYDREKAELGKLLFHDPILSKDNRTSCSYCHDLYNKCGTDHRPVAKGFHDKEGKINTPTVFNVVFNFRFFWDGRAKSLKEQIYGPIQNPIEMNMKLEEVVQRLEKHPIYRKKFKKIYKTDKIRFDMVADAIAEFEKALITPNSKFDRFLRGEVKLSEKEMEGYKLFKKLGCITCHNGINLGGNSFQKVGVVKEYPWKPDNPDRYRITKNEFDKNVYRVPTLRNIDCTYPYYHDGSIKTLEEAVQDMAYYNLGFRLTEEELEKIIAFLKTLRGELPEILRGDTTQ